The window ACCGGCGCCCAGGCCGTCCACCCCGGGTACGGCTTCCTCGCGGAGAACGCCGCCTTCGCGCGGGCGTGCGCGGAGGCCAGCCTGGTCTTCATCGGCCCGCCCGCCGACGCCATCTCCCTGATGGGCGACAAGATCCGCGCCAAGGAGACGGTCCGGGCCGCCGGGGTCCCGGTCGTGCCCGGTTCGAGCGGCAGCGGCCTGACCGACGCCCAACTCGCCGAGGCCGCCCGTGAGATCGGCATGCCGGTCCTGCTCAAGCCCAGCGCGGGCGGCGGCGGCAAGGGCATGCGGCTGGTGCGGGAGGCCGGGTCGCTGGCCGAGGAGATCGCCGCCGCCCGCCGCGAGGCCCGCGTCTCCTTCGGCGACGACACCCTCCTGGTGGAGCGGTGGATCGACCGTCCCCGGCACATCGAGATCCAGGTCCTCGCCGACGGCCACGGCGGTGTCGTCCACCTCGGGGAGCGCGAGTGCTCCCTCCAGCGCCGCCACCAGAAGATCATCGAGGAGGCGCCCAGCGTCCTGCTCGACGAGGCCACCCGTGCCGCGATGGGCGAGGCGGCCGTCCAGGCGGCCCGCTCCTGCGGCTACTCCGGCGCGGGCACGGTCGAGTTCATCGTCCCCGGCGGCGACCCCTCCTCGTACTACTTCATGGAGATGAACACCCGCCTCCAGGTCGAGCACCCGGTGACCGAACTGGTCACGGGCGTCGACCTGGTGGAGTGGCAGCTGCGGGTCGCGGCGGGCGAGCGGCTGGCCTTCGGACAGGAGGACGTCACGCTCACCGGGCACGCGGTCGAGGCCCGTGTCTGCGCCGAGGACCCGTCCCGGGGCTTCCTCCCCTCCGGCGGCACGATCCTGCGGCTGCGCGAGCCCCAGGGCGCCGGTGTGCGCACCGACTCCGGTCTCACCGAGGGCACGGAGGTCGGCTCGCTCTACGACCCGATGCTCTCCAAGGTCATCGCCCACGGCCCCGACCGGCCCACCGCCCTGCGCAGGCTCCGCGCGGCGCTCGCGGAGACGGTCACCCTGGGCGTGCAGACGAACGCCGGCTTCCTGCGGCGGCTGCTGGCCCATCCGGCGGTGGTGGCGGGCGAGCTGGACACCGGGCTGGTGGAGCGCGAGGTCGAGCAACTGGTCCCGCGGGAGGTGCCGGTGGAGGTGCACGCGGCGGCGGCCCTGCTGCGCCAGGCGGCGCTGACCCCGGCCCGCGGCGACGGCACCGGCTGGACCGATCCGTTCGACACGGCGGTCGGCTGGCGGCTGGGCGGCGAACCGGCCTGGACGGCCCACCACCTGCGGCTGCCGGGCCACGACCCGGTGACGGTACGGGTGCGCGGCACGGCGGACGGCGGGACGGAGGTACTGCCGGACGGGGCCGAGGCGCCGCTGCGGGGGCCTGGGGGCGTGCCCCGGTCCGGCGGGGACACGGGCCGGTTCACCTTCCTTCTCGACGGCCTCACCCACACCTTCCACCACGCGGGCGAGTGGCTGGGCCGCAACGGAGACGCCTGGCAGGTGTCCGCTCACGACCCGGTGGCCATGTCGCTGAACCGGTCCGCCCACGCGGGCGCCGACTCGCTCACCGCCCCCATGCCCGGCACCGTCACCGTCGTGAAGGTGGCGGTGGGCGACGAGGTGACCGCGGGTCAGAGCCTGCTGGTGGTGGAGGCGATGAAGATGGAGCACGTCGTCTCCGCGCCGCACGCCGGGACGGTCGCCGAGCTGGACGTGACGCCGGGCGCGACCGTCGCCATGGACCAGGTGCTGGCCGTGATCGCACCGCACGAGGAGCAGGAGCAGCACGAGGAGGTGGCGCGGTGACCCTGCCCATGACGGTCCCCGAACCCGGTCTGCCGGCCCGGGTCCGCATCCACGAGGTCGGCGCCCGTGACGGCCTGCAGAACGAGAAGTCGACCGTGCCCACCGAGGTCAAGGCGGAGTTCGTCCGCCGCCTCGCCGACGCGGGGCTGACGACCATCGAGGCCACCAGCTTCGTCCATCCCCGCTGGGTGCCCCAACTGGCCGACGCGGAGCAGCTGTTCCCGCAGGTCGCCGACCTGGCCGTGGACCTCCCGGTCCTCGTCCCGAACGAGCGGGGCCTCGACCGCGCCCTCGCCCTCGGCGCCCGCCGGGTCGCCGTCTTCGCCAGCGCCACCGAGTCCTTCGCCAAGGCCAACCTCAACCGCACGGTCGACGAGGCGCTGGCGATGTTCGAACCGGTCGTCGGCCGGGCGAAGGCCGGGGGCGTCCACGTCCGCGGCTACCTGTCGATGTGCTTCGGCGACCCCTGGGAGGGCGCCGTCCCGATCCCGCAGGTCACGAGGGTCTGTCACGCCCTGCTCGACATGGGCTGCGACGAACTCAGCCTCGGCGACACGATCGGGGTGGCGACCCCGGGGCACGTGGGGGCGCTGCTGAGCGAACTCGACGTCCCCGTGGAGAAGCTGGGCGTGCACTTCCACGACACCTACGGCCAGGCGCTCGCCAACACCTACGCGGCGCTGCGGCACGGCGTCACCACCGTGGACGCCTCCGCGGGCGGCCTGGGCGGCTGCCCGTACGCGAAGTCCGCCACCGGCAACCTCGCCACCGAAGACCTCGTCTGGATGCTGCGCGGCCTCGGCATCGACACGGGCGTCGACCTCGGCCGCCTCGTCGCCACGAGCGCGTGGATGGCCGGACACCTGGGCCGACCCAGCCCGTCCCGCACCGTACGAGCCCTGTCCCACGAGGACGACGAGGGCACCGAGGACAGCAAGGAGCAGTGACGTCCATGAACCACCGCCTCTCCCCCGAGCTGGAAGAACTCCGCCGCACGGTCGAGGAGTTCGCGCACGAGGTCGTCGCGCCAAAGATCGGCGACTTCTACGAGCGCCACGAGTTCCCGTACGAGATCGTGCGCGAGATGGGCCGCATGGGGCTGTTCGGGCTGCCGTTCCCCGAGGAGTACGGCGGCATGGGCGGCGACTACCTGGCGCTGGGCATCGCGCTGGAGGAACTGGCCCGGGTGGACTCGTCCGTGGCCATCACCCTCGAAGCCGGGGTCTCCCTGGGCGCGATGCCGATCCACCTCTTCGGCACACCGGCCCAGAAGGCCGAGTGGCTGCCGCGTCTGTGCTCCGGCGAGGTGCTGGGCGCGTTCGGTCTCACCGAGCCCGACGGCGGCTCGGACGCGGGCGCGACCCGTACGACGGCCCGCCTGGACGAGTCGACGAACGAGTGGGTCATCAACGGCAGCAAGTGCTTCATCACCAACTCGGGCACGGACATCACGGCCCTGGTCACGGTGACGGCGGTGACCGGCCGCACCCCGGAGGGCAAGCCCCTCATCTCCTCGATCATCGTCCCGTCCGGCACCCCGGGCTTCACGGTGGCCGCCCCCTACTCGAAGGTCGGCTGGAACGCCTCCGACACCCGTGAGCTGTCCTTCACGGACGTCCGGGTCCCGGCGGAGAACCTCCTCGGCGAACTGGGGCGCGGCTACGCCCAGTTCCTGCGCATCCTCGACGAGGGCCGCATCGCCATCTCGGCGCTCGCCACGGGGCTGGCTCAGGGCTGTGTGGACGAGTCGGTGAAGTACGCGAAGGAACGGCACGCCTTCGGCCGCCCGATCGGCGCCAACCAGGCCATCCAGTTCAAGATCGCCGACATGGAGATGAAGGCCCACACGGCCCGCCTGTCCTGGCGGGACGCGGCCTACCGCCTGGTCGCCGGTGAACCCTTCAAGAAGGAGGCGGCGCTGGCGAAGCTGTACTCGTCCACCGTCGCCGTCGACAACGCCCGCGACGCCACCCAGATCCACGGCGGGTACGGCTTCATGAACGAGTACCCCGTCGCCCGTATGTGGCGCGACTCCAAGATCCTGGAGATCGGCGAGGGCACCAGCGAGG is drawn from Streptomyces bottropensis ATCC 25435 and contains these coding sequences:
- a CDS encoding hydroxymethylglutaryl-CoA lyase → MTLPMTVPEPGLPARVRIHEVGARDGLQNEKSTVPTEVKAEFVRRLADAGLTTIEATSFVHPRWVPQLADAEQLFPQVADLAVDLPVLVPNERGLDRALALGARRVAVFASATESFAKANLNRTVDEALAMFEPVVGRAKAGGVHVRGYLSMCFGDPWEGAVPIPQVTRVCHALLDMGCDELSLGDTIGVATPGHVGALLSELDVPVEKLGVHFHDTYGQALANTYAALRHGVTTVDASAGGLGGCPYAKSATGNLATEDLVWMLRGLGIDTGVDLGRLVATSAWMAGHLGRPSPSRTVRALSHEDDEGTEDSKEQ
- a CDS encoding acetyl/propionyl/methylcrotonyl-CoA carboxylase subunit alpha, with the translated sequence MFDTVLVANRGEIAVRVIRTLRALGVRSVAVFSDADADARHVREADTAVRIGPAPSSESYLSVERLLEAAARTGAQAVHPGYGFLAENAAFARACAEASLVFIGPPADAISLMGDKIRAKETVRAAGVPVVPGSSGSGLTDAQLAEAAREIGMPVLLKPSAGGGGKGMRLVREAGSLAEEIAAARREARVSFGDDTLLVERWIDRPRHIEIQVLADGHGGVVHLGERECSLQRRHQKIIEEAPSVLLDEATRAAMGEAAVQAARSCGYSGAGTVEFIVPGGDPSSYYFMEMNTRLQVEHPVTELVTGVDLVEWQLRVAAGERLAFGQEDVTLTGHAVEARVCAEDPSRGFLPSGGTILRLREPQGAGVRTDSGLTEGTEVGSLYDPMLSKVIAHGPDRPTALRRLRAALAETVTLGVQTNAGFLRRLLAHPAVVAGELDTGLVEREVEQLVPREVPVEVHAAAALLRQAALTPARGDGTGWTDPFDTAVGWRLGGEPAWTAHHLRLPGHDPVTVRVRGTADGGTEVLPDGAEAPLRGPGGVPRSGGDTGRFTFLLDGLTHTFHHAGEWLGRNGDAWQVSAHDPVAMSLNRSAHAGADSLTAPMPGTVTVVKVAVGDEVTAGQSLLVVEAMKMEHVVSAPHAGTVAELDVTPGATVAMDQVLAVIAPHEEQEQHEEVAR
- a CDS encoding acyl-CoA dehydrogenase family protein, whose translation is MNHRLSPELEELRRTVEEFAHEVVAPKIGDFYERHEFPYEIVREMGRMGLFGLPFPEEYGGMGGDYLALGIALEELARVDSSVAITLEAGVSLGAMPIHLFGTPAQKAEWLPRLCSGEVLGAFGLTEPDGGSDAGATRTTARLDESTNEWVINGSKCFITNSGTDITALVTVTAVTGRTPEGKPLISSIIVPSGTPGFTVAAPYSKVGWNASDTRELSFTDVRVPAENLLGELGRGYAQFLRILDEGRIAISALATGLAQGCVDESVKYAKERHAFGRPIGANQAIQFKIADMEMKAHTARLSWRDAAYRLVAGEPFKKEAALAKLYSSTVAVDNARDATQIHGGYGFMNEYPVARMWRDSKILEIGEGTSEVQRMLIARELGLVG